A genomic segment from Stappia indica encodes:
- a CDS encoding DUF2783 domain-containing protein: MSETTKETGLQLAPNLPDPDGFYAELIALHEGLPREDSEALNARLVLVLANHIGDRDVLRAAFAAARLQGTSSA; this comes from the coding sequence ATGAGCGAAACCACCAAGGAGACGGGCCTGCAACTGGCCCCCAACCTTCCCGATCCCGACGGCTTCTATGCCGAGCTGATCGCGCTGCACGAGGGGCTGCCCCGCGAGGACAGCGAGGCGCTGAACGCCCGGCTGGTGCTGGTGCTGGCCAACCATATCGGCGACCGGGACGTGCTGCGCGCCGCCTTTGCCGCCGCCAGACTGCAAGGCACATCAAGCGCTTGA